Genomic DNA from Acipenser ruthenus chromosome 4, fAciRut3.2 maternal haplotype, whole genome shotgun sequence:
aaagtaaacatatatttaaggtatttaacatttatttaatgtgttttctttaaaacacaCGCTTCTAGTCAAAAGTAAacatagattatttatttatttatttattaatttttttaacagtaccttttaaaaaacaaccgtaacaggaatatgcttaccttttaatttcaaCATGTACACCTTGtccgatgtaaaaaaaaataatctgaacactgaaatttagtttttttaaataaatgttctggtTGTAAATTGAGAATTTTACAAGATCCTTTTCGTTAAtatctatttaaacacagctgtggtttTGGTATACGAGATGTACAGTAAAAGATTAGAAGGCTTGTTCTGCATTTACACTGTTGACAGGTTAAGCACCGCAGGGGAACAACTGCAAGAGGTTTACAGTTCATGCTTCTGCAGAACTGTAAACCGTCCTCCCTTTAGGTTTTGCATGATGAAGTGTATGCAGAGgtatattttctgcacaaaaggctTCTGCTAATTTGAAGCTGGTTTCTCCTTAAAGCTGCTCCCTCCTTTCATGAAATTGTTTGGATATTGCTCTGCTAGTTACTTAGAACTTAATTTCGCAATTTTTTTATAGTTATGTGTAAGTATTCACCTTTATTTGACGTTTACCAAAATGCTTTAAACTTTGCACTGAAATCAGTTCAAAAGACATGAACTGCTCCTTTCCTGTTTTCACGATGAGTGGAAACAAATGTCAAAATTCACCGCCGTTACCACCGTGACAAAATCACGTCCCTACTAGTGATTAGGGATGTGATTTTGTGACTGTAAAAATTTGTAAAAATCTCAGCAGTCAAGGCTAAAAATAGACAATTTCGTGGAATGGTCACGGCTACAAAGATTTTATCTTAAATATGTTTATTCATgtaatattttagtatttgtgcaaagtaaacatatattcaatatatttaacatgtatttactgTTTTTTCTTTAACACACACTTCCAGTCAAaagtaaacatatatttaaaaaagcacaAAAGGCTTTGGTTAATTTGAAGTTTGTTTCTCATTAAAGCTGCTCCCTCCGCTTTCATGAAATTGGAGAAGGGGTTGTTCTGTGGTCCGGACCACTGGGACCACTGGGACCACTGTGCACTGTGATGTCACAGTGGTTCGGACCACTGCACTCCATCAATGTGGTCGGGACAACCCGGACCACTTGCTGTCACTGTTATATTTTgatttcagttttattattaattttcctTTAGGCTAATTATTGTTGCATTGTCTCAtacttaatgtacagtaatataattaatgccagtgtttatatctaataatAATGGGATCGGCACTACTCCAGCAGCTGCCATTCACTGCCCTGTGTTGCGCAGTGGTCCCCACTCGGGGCTATTTAATAGTGGGTATGGAACTGATTTTTCAGTTGTACTGTCAGAAATGTTCTTGTTTCCATTGGGTtaatatttccttttttaaaatcctaACTTGCTGGTTATAAAGGGTCGTATTTCTGCTACAATGTGTAAACttggtaaatctatagattaaccggtatatgtgtagatttaccagctcagctgtcaatgtataaaataactaaggagatggtaaTTAATGCTACGGTAGTTAATGCTACAGCACTTTAgtggggggcttaggtcggccagggtatcctcggctcaccgcgcaccagtgacccatatagtctggccgggcacctgcggtcttgcctgtaaactgcccagcgctgcgttgtcctctgacgctgtagctctgaggcggctgcacggtgagtctgcagagtgtaaagaagcggtcggctgacggcacacgcttcggaggacagcgtgtgttcatcttcaccctcccgagtcagcacaggggtggtagcagtaagctgagcctaaaaataattggctattctaaattgggagaatatgataaaaaaaaaataattggcgtctactaaattaaaaaaaaaagttaaaaaaccccccaaaataataatatttacaaaaaaaaatttctGTAAGATCTATTACGTACTTGGGTAAATtaactgatttattatttatttttcttaaactccagccttaggatttttttttgtgttatttgattAATCTTTCTAAACTTCACTGCATTTcttcttgcattattattattattattattattattattattattattattattattattaataataataataataatattaataataataataataataataataataataataatgtatttggcagagaccatgtattaatgttttgtcTAATATACAGACATGATTAAAGACAGATTTCTGGTTTTGTTTCTAACAATTTATCCCCCTTATCTTTCGttcgatgtaaaaaaaaaaaaaagcactttcccgattttattttaaatcagtatttaCCATCGGGCAAACATGAGGCATGGtaataatgacatctcttcagcaaaactcATGCCTCTACTAAGTGTGATTTAGTATTATTAAATTGAACTCAATTAGAAAAAAGCATAATCTAAGTGCACGCAagttttgcatttcagtgagaatcataCAGTGtgctacattattttgtattgtgaattgttgcCAGACAGTGATCACGGATGTAAGTAAAAGGGAtcgttattttatacattgaccgctgagctggtaaatctacacatttaccagggttaatctatagatttaccaaTCTTACACATGTAACAGAAATACTACCCTTTTATAACCAGCAagataagattttaaaaaaggaaatattGACCTCGGTAGAgtgtcagctctggttatggcCCTGCCGATAATAATcagtattttcctttttttaatataaaaaaagaatcatgGCAAACAGGATTTTGCCACTATTGGAATTTCATAAACCTAATCATAATCGGAATTTCAACTACAATCTtaacaataatcataatcataatttgAATTTCAATACAATCGTAACAATAATTATAATCATAATTTGAATTTCAACTACAATCGtaacaataatcataatcataatttgAATTTCAACTACAATCTTAACAATAATCATAATCACAATTTGAATTTCAACTACTACGCTTCCCTGGTTTCCGAACAGAAAGTAAATCAAGGAtctatttataaaatgtttgaataaaaaagcaaacagaaCAAAGCCTTATATTTaaggattttcatttttttaatatgttttgctttttttttaacaatgttatGCACCATTTAgttttaataatattaacaaatgTTTTTACCTTGTAACTATCAATCACTGTGAGCAGCGCTCATTGATTAATTTACTCTCAAGTTTAGACACTGTGAGAAAAGTATATTTTGGGTGAGTagaatgcaacattaccttaaagtcatgagtactttcaataaatacggtacatacagtattttaatgctaacctatggggtatgcattaactacagtcttacattttaactgtaatgttactttgaactactgtactgtaaaatcttggtcttacaataaaaatcttcctttctttattttccaCCTGAGAAAATCCAACAATGTATTTTTCACAGtagtcctgccttaataatatgaataataatattatagtccAGAAAGTTGCAACTCTCTATGTAGTTAGCTACACAGtttttaaatctttctttctcATGTGCTCTccctaaaaatataaataaataaataaaaacatgtccaAAATGTTTCTTCTAAAAACTATAccgatactgcactaatgcaaataaagaaacaatactattgtattccttattggtcggcttgctatagcaatataaagcatcctgcCTCGCTCctaacacagaatattgtatttattatatagatttaaacTGTGGCtgacagataggtaaattggtaggttagggtGAGGGTGACAAAGACGGCACCGAAAAATCCTTAGGCTaaggatcaagaatccagtcgcttattcgccagtcacaaacacgcattgcaaaCGAGTCAATTCAAacgtatgtgtttatttcttttattatttaaaaataaataaatattgaaaacccagacttattggtcacgtgtttctggcaattcccagacTTGCTATAATTGGTTGTCCCTGCATTTCTATGATCTGTTCTCCTAGCTAATGCATGCAGTGAATTCACAGTGACCATTGGAGATGCCGGGAAGCTTGACAACATGCGAACTCAAGCTGCGCAGCAAAATTGATTTTTCTTTACGTATCACATTTTATTATCATACGTAATTAATGTTatgttttcaatgtgtaaaatacCCAGTAACGCATCGTATCTGGAGCGCTGACTGTGAGAGAGCTCTGACTCACTCAAAGTATGTTCTGGATGTAAAATAATTGTATCGGCCGTAGGGCCTGCTCataaagcaggggttcccaaattTTTGTTCAAGGAGGGCCGCTTAACATTGAGGTGGACATTGGGTGGTGGGGCGCATAATAAAATGCACCTATAATTAAACACCAATATGTGCAATAAATATAACATACTGTTATATATAGTCCCAAGACGTTTATCTTTTCGgctgcctttttcttttttggtttgtgaaatgtttttttttttttttttaagatttgattTTATCGtgtttgtatttatactttattGTCTGGTTTAACATACCCAGATTTGCACTAATCGTGGTTTACCTTATTAAATTAACATTGTCACTTGTGTATCTTTATGGAGACATTCTAAAACGCTCACTAGATGTGCTTAAACGGAAAACAAACGTTAAACTTTACCAATATCGCTTAACACTTCCCAATACTATCCTAAAATAAGTCGTGGTTTTCATTAACGTTACGccctaaaaaaataacatgtgaACTGCGCAATGTGAAAAGCGCTTAATGTGCAAATATTTAGGACTATTCATTATGTTTACCGCGATTTAGTGAACTCTATTGggattctttattttaaaaaaaaatgcctacaacagttttcaaattaaagaaaaaaatgccgTTTTTTTCAGTCATCTGAATTTATTACAAACTAGTGCCAAAATAAATAACTGCAGAACATTGTATatagaaaaatataatgttctttatgatgccagtgtcagtggttataaagacaataaaaagaaagacgccAAATggtaagaaatagcagaacaattggaaattgatggtagcCTATGTCTATCTcgctttatttcaccttaattttagtcagtgACGGGGAGCGcagcaccacacactggtttcgtatttctgtaaaatgacgcttctttattttaataatgttgaccaataataacaagcacattcacacactaactgagaagattttattaaaactgaaatcaataaaagtatattatattaaactaattttctcagtatttacaaagaaatatgcgtagatatattatttttcaataattaacatgttaaatcagatcacatataaacattcactgttaaatgtcatttttttagtgtgtggtgtactcagactatttctttgttttatttatttttatttcgtctccacaaaggagcaaaagcagacagtattgtcttttcatgactagctacagttgtgtgtgtgtttatgtactCGTGATGTATTGATGTCGTTTGCTTCGCtatttatatatagttatttacagtgcttgaatattttaaaaatataaaaatcaaacatgctccatgaaaaaaatgtattgcaatcGACACAGTTTATATAGTGATTTCAATACAGGTCAAATATTTCATTGGTTCTAcataaaatacagtttatcaAAAATAGTTACATAGGGCATTTCATCGGTGCATGATCATTTCTGAACTAAAGGCCACTAAAAtactttttctgtttgttttacttttgaaaaTATTACATCGGTTATACAAAAAGTGCAGTTTCACACATAGTGGCACATTcataaaccatatatatatatatatatatatatatatatatatatatatatatatatatatatatcacatcaTGCATATAAATCTGTTCTTAATTGCAGACAGAGCTAACCAAAATACAATTGAATTTGTTGAACAAGGTGGTGGGGCTTGTTTAAGTCTTGATCTTCAGCTCTTTCATTTACGCACATCTAAAACAAACGCTGTGTATTGGAAATACCACTTTATATTTAGTATTACTACCTAAAAATGTCATACATTTTTGTGACTTACAGTAAGTACATAAGGACTTAAAATCAACAACAAATTCATTAAATCTCCTAATAAATGACCAAACTGAGTAAAATGTGCTGCTTCGTACATTAATATCCACAAATCTTTATTCATTTTGTGCTGCTTAGTACATTAATATTCACAATTCTCTAATAGTTATTACAGTCCAGAAAGTTACTACTCTGTGTAGTTAGCTACTGCGAGTCTCCTCCCATTAGTACTAGGCTATAGGCTGTTACAGTTTGTatagttgttttctgtaaatctttcTTTCTCTTGTGCTCTCCCTATTAACATAATAACGTTAAGCCCTAAATAACAACCTAATGTGAACTGCTCAGTGTGAATAGCGCTTAATGTGCAAGTTATTCACTATGTTTACCGCGATTATGTGACATCTATTgggattcctttttttttttttttaaatgcctacaacaaatgttttcaaatgaaagaaaaaatgacGTTTTTTTCAGTCATCTGAATTTATTACAAAccagtgccaaaataaataatttcagaaCATTGTATATCACAATCAACACGACTCTCCCCGTTTTTATCTGCGCAGTTTAATTACAAAAGTATGATTTATTTTAGGATAGTATTATAATGTGTTAAGCTTGATATCTGCAAAGTTTGTAAGCATTGGTTTTGTATTTCAGCATATTAAGCCACGTTTCGCGCTTTTCACATTACACGCAGTTCTTAAGCAGGTTATTTTTCGGGCTTAACATGGTTATTATAGAGTGTATGTTAATGAAACCCACGACTAATTAGTGTCATTAGATTTCAAGCAACTTACCCAGTTTCTGCTTGAGTGGGATTTATGCAGCTGAATTTTTTCGGCGATCATTTGTGACAGTAATCACCGAATCACATACCCCTGGCAGCACTTGTGTCTTGTTTTCATGACCTAAATATACAACACCCAGCTGCGATGTGCGCTGCTTGTATCGATATTGAGCTGAAAATGAACTCCtgcatgtcaagtctcaaggtttacccgtgaaaTTCACGCTTTTTGAGATCTCACGGCAGTGCAATGGATTCTCTCGTtcgtgcataagtttgttattgtttgcgagcaTAGGCGGCGCGTAAGTCTTTTGTTTGGGGAGACTATTCCACACTCCCCCCTGACCCCCTGACCCCCTGCATTTATCAGATCGGCGGGAGGAATTAACGTTAAATCAGCCAAGCactgtctcctccaatgacattgaaatgagAGTAAATCCTGGATCTATTTTACAACAGTGTGTCGATGCTGATATCCCAGCAGCTCTAGCAGGCTGGCGGTTGCGCAGTAGAAACCCGAGATATATGTTTGTTAGAGCAGCTTAGCGCGTTTGCGGGGGAGAAAAATCGATATTCTCTCACAAtatgttttgtgttggtcagaacaatttcttgtgagggtttgggtaAGCTTCCCCAACACTCTTATACGCGCCGCCTATATttgcgaggctgcgaaaccctttaAACATGATACTGCGGTAAAtgcaatacaactgtccaagcgtattGTTTCATTTTGGGGGAGCGGGGTCACCACGGAGatgtgtacattaccattctacaTTCCAGTAGCTGCTacgcaacacccccccccccccaaagatagaattgcctcgctctcaaactgacggtttgtctgcgcgaGCCAAAAATATTTCTGTAGGCCTACGCAGGCTGTCAGGCTGTCACTGTGTCGTTCACGCACAAATTACCACAGAAttaaagagaaatggacatcagtGAGAATTGAATTATTAAactcgaaaaatataatgttctttatgatgccagtgccagtggttataaagacaatggtaataaatagcagaacaattggaaattgatggtatgtctctctctttatttcaccttaattttagtcagtaACGGGCGcagcaccacacactggtttcgtatttctgtaaaatgacgcttctttattttaataatgttgaccaataataacaagcacattcacacactaactgagaagattttattaaaactgaaaatcaataaaagtatattatattaaactaattttctcagtatttacaaagaaatatgtgttgatatattcttttttaataatttacatgttaaatcagatcacatataaacattcactgttaaatgtcatttttttagtgtgtggtgtactcAGAcgatttctttgttttatttatttttatttcgtctccacaaaggagcaaaagcagacagtatacatgactagctacagttgtgtgtgtgtgtgtgtttttatctactcgtgctgtattcgtgtcgtttgaTTCGCtatttatatatagttatttatttacagtggtagaatattttataaaaatatagaaaTCAAACATGCATTGTAATCGACACAGTGTATATACCGTAGTGATTTTAACACAGGTCAAATTTTTCATTGGTTCTACATAAAATAGTTACATAGGACATTTCATCGGTGCACGATCCTTTCTGAACTAAAGgccaataaaatacttttttgtttgttttacttttgaaaaTGTTACATTGGTAACATAATGTACAGTTTCATACATAGTGGCACATTTATAAACCATATATATCACATCATGCATATAAATTTATTCTTAATTGCAGACAGAGCTAACCAAAATACAATTGAATTTGTTAAACATGGTGGTGGGACTTGTTTAAGTCTTGATCTTCAGCTCTTTCATTTAAGCACAGCTAAAACAAACGCTGTGTATTGGAAATACCACTTTATATTTAGTATTACTACCTAAAAATGTCATACATTTTTGTGACTTACAGTAAGTACATAAGGACTTAAAATCAACAACAAATTCATTAAATCTCCTAATAAATGACCAAACTGAGTACAATGTGCTGCTTTGTACATTAATATCCACAAATCTCTCTTCATTTTGGGCTGCTTAGTACATTAATATTCACAATTCTCTAATAGTTACCAATTTGACAATTCACTGGTGACACACTTATTTTGAATATTAATGTACGAAGCAGCACATGAataattaaaagtattttatagtTAAAGTTTGAGTCAGCTGAAATCAACACTGTGTAACTTTGTATTAAACTAACAACCTTTCTTGTACAATGAAACTGAAATGTGTTGCATGTTAAATATTTGTGATGAATTTATGGAATCTGTTTACCTTTCCAGCAGTTCTTTACAATTATGATGAAATGCCAACACAGGAACTATTTGATAGTTAACATTTGAGTCAGCTCAAGTTTATGTAACCCAGTATTAAACTAACATTGCCTTCCTTGCCTTCAGGTGCTGCAGCTCTAGTGAATTCAACAGAACCCTCCAGTGGAAGCACAGTGACAGGTGAATGAAATGAAAATCTGTAACATTCTGAAATACAATTAAAGCCTGCATTACTACTACTAGGACTactactacttattattattattattattattattattattaataataataataataataataataataataataataataataataataataagcatgtgagtgacatttagcCTCTGCCAAGGCtgtaaattaaacatttattacATCAATAACAACCTACTTACACTGTATccacatgttaaaatgtttctctGACATAAAGACAGACCCCTTGATTATAATTCTTAGCAGTTTGTGCTGTTGTGCTCTTCGTGTTTTTTGAGAACTGGATAAGCAATTATTAAGATATTTGTAAAAACTGTGACATGCAGACAGATAGTTGTCCAGACAGACATCCTCTATTTCCAGTCATGTTCTGATAATATGACTAACCTGCTTCATCAGAAATAGACAAGTGGTTCTCAAGATATATCAAAAAATGAAATTGCAACATAGACTGTTAAAGAAGGTTATTAGGATGCTTCATTATTATTGGACTAGTGGTCCCGTAGATATGTGCAAGACTCTAAAGTAAATATGTAGTATGCCCACCACTACTGCAAATTCCCATGGCCAGAGATTCACCTGCCCAgtggggaataataataataataataataataataataataataataataataatagctactTGATGTGCAGCATGCAGTAGCCACATGTGCAGCTCCCCAGTGCAGAGTTTCAGCAGTGAGCTGGCTGATACACAGTGAGAGTGCTTGTGTTTCCCCAGGGAGTACCCAGCTGAGACTGAATGGGAGCAGCCCCTGCACTGGGAGGGTGGAGGTTCTCTATAACGGGCACTGGGGAAGAGTGTGCAGCCACTCCTGGGATCTGCCTGATGCTGAGGTAGTCTGTAAACAGCTGGAGTGTGGGGCTGCTGTTTCTGCACCCCATTATAAACGCCCAGGCCGCCTCCCTGAAGACAGAGTGCTGAATAGCGTGGGCTGCCTGGGGAACGAGACACAGCTGACGGAGTGCAAGTccagtccgtgggggaggaaggACTGTCAGCATGACTGGGATGCTGCTGTGATTTGTGCAGGTAGAGAAATCTCTTTTTGTAAATGGATATTTGGGGTGCCAATATATTTATTCAGGGTGGAGTTTCCTCTTTCTATAAACTTCCAGTTCAGCCTGTTCAGTATTACCATAATCCACaatgcttaacataaaataaTGGTAGGGTCCCTCCCCAATCACTAATAATGTTCTAGTGTGCTTCCTTGATATCTGGTGTATTCATACTCCTGCCAGAAACTAGTCCCAAGTTGTAGACTGGCTACAGCCAAACTTCCCAGGCGACGTGGTTAGGAAACCATCTCCTCCACTCAGAGTTGCCGTTGAGCTGTATCAGTGAGTGGGCAGAGCAGCCGACACTCACATCTGGCTCTGTGACCTAATTGAAGAAAGGCGGAGTCATGTTGTAAAATCTGCtggggtgctgacatttttactgcagtaTTTCCAAGTGGTGTTGTAAAGTGACACAAACCTACAGGGCAAAtttgtactgtttttgttttacttttatttatttttttctattacgtATAatctatatgtgtgtatgtgtttgttttagaaTCTCAGGAAGGAAAAGAAGCACTGGAAAGAGAAGGCAAGTGTATTTAAAGTTAAATCGTTCTTTTAGTTCAATCCAGCATGTTTATATTGTGGATCTAAATACACTGGGCCCTATATTCAATAGACTTATGCATCTCATGGAGTCAGTTATCCTTTAGAGGGCCCAATTCACATACCAGTGGTAAAACTGGAGTTAAGACTGGAGGtgtcggggctcccgagtggtgcatccggtaaatgtgctccacgtggagtgcaggatgcactctatagcctggacgtcgccggttcaagtccaggctattccacaaccgaccgtggacgggagctcccagggggcggcgcacaattggccaagcgtcgcccgggggggggggggggggggaggaggagtgtTTAGgtcagcaacccctgtagtctggccgggcttgcctgtaagctgcccgagagctgagttgtcctccgacgctgtagctcttgggtggctgcatggtgagttcgcagtgtgaaaaaaagtggtcggctaacggcacacgcttcggaggacagcgtgtgttcgtcttcgccctccctagtcagcgcagtggtggtagcggtgagctgagcctaaaaatgattggccattccaaattaggagaaaataattaaaacattttaaagaaataaaaagactGGAGATGTCTTAATATCACTCCTTCTGCTGCAATTCATGAATGTTCCAATAGCGTTTTATCCATGCCATTTGATTAGCTCTCATGAATAATTCATTTTGCATTCATACCACCCTTTTTATAGTAATAGTGGGACTCTTACCTAATTATCTCCTTCAAATACATTGCCAAGTGTTAATACCTCCACTACAGTTGGCTCTAGACACACTGGGGTAATATAGCTTGTCTTTAAAAAGTCTTTGTTTTAACCAAAAATTGCTTAACAAGCAAGGGAGCCAATTTTAACATTCATGTTGTGTTTTAACTGAGTAACTTAAAATTAATTTTTCTTTCGAGTtgtatttcttttactttcaAGCAACAGTaatgtgaaatatatttttacatgctgtgtatcattttctgtgactaatcatttgtttggtgtttaaaatctgcacaatataaataataataattgtaatacagCACCGAAGCTCCGCTCAGATCGGAGCCTGGATTCAGGAtcagatccctttagtacaaccggcccctgaggCAGCGTTGAACGCTAGAGCGAGTGTGGCacaatgcagatttaatgagaggcatgagaattgcccttgaaatatatttctagaaacgtTGAGGTTAccccacaattgaaatacttaagataaacagttttgctattaaaattATGCTgttactgtattggtataagaaaagggtgtttttgaaaagtattttcagcttccaaaacatgctgtattacatAACAACGGATCCATTTCTAACAGATGTGACAGTAGTCGTCATGGAAACGAGTTCAGCACCCAAACACTGTCGATTTAAACATACATGAATGTTTATTAAAACAGCATTTAgatattaatataaaccagttgttgtttttttttttggttcagttTTTAAGTTAACCGCATTTATGA
This window encodes:
- the LOC131737019 gene encoding scavenger receptor cysteine-rich type 1 protein M130-like, which translates into the protein MIFRRSLSQCAEGRLNMWLIWILFIEVHLHTCAAALVNSTEPSSGSTVTGSTQLRLNGSSPCTGRVEVLYNGHWGRVCSHSWDLPDAEVVCKQLECGAAVSAPHYKRPGRLPEDRVLNSVGCLGNETQLTECKSSPWGRKDCQHDWDAAVICAESQEGKEALEREELPVKGICQYPFIRSRVGINLAIDIELGNGVYLTEINA